From the Phaeodactylum tricornutum CCAP 1055/1 chromosome 24, whole genome shotgun sequence genome, one window contains:
- a CDS encoding predicted protein: MGITKDVISAGDGTNFPKAGDKLTMHYHGTLASNGQKFDASRDRGRPFQFTIGIGQVIRGWDEGVMQMSLGETAMLHISSDYGYGRQGAGGVIPPNADLDFKVELLAINAKSQGSA, from the exons ATGGGCATTACGAAAGATGTCATCAGCGCCGGAGACGGCACTAATTTTCCGAAAGCGGGT GACAAATTAACGATGCATTATCACGGCACCCTGGCGTCTAACGGACAGAAATTTGATGCCTCAAGAGATCGTGGCCGCCCCTTTCAATTTACCATTGGAATCGGACAGGTCATTCGTGGATG GGACGAAGGCGTCATGCAAATGAGCTTGGGCGAAACTGCTATGCTGCATATTTCCAGTGATTATGGCTATGGGCGTCAAGGAGCTGGTGGAGTTATTCCACCCAACGCTGACTTGGACTTTAAGGTCGAACTCTTGGCAATCAATGCCAAGAGCCAGGGGTCTGCGTAG
- a CDS encoding glucose transport protein (Probable sugar transport protein), whose amino-acid sequence MAPPDDYGDDERDTSSPDEETPLINNSASPINERNKSSNKGGGRSNDSTMPRSPSSPITSTLFWTVFIVTLGSSLQFGYGTGVMNNTESVIRAYFENELNQEYTLLQWSFTVSSYGIGGLIGALLGPKVFGRFCGRRTTLLINNCFLLSSSYMIVVAPVWWYQAVGRVLVGIVAGIATAVVPTYLSEISPVAIRGGIGTTHQLGITVGILLSQALSTPSLNLFGSESMWQWLFAVPLFCGLLQCVVLPLCPESPSYLYQHQGKEAARAAIVRFQSEEVADEYLAYIQEEDNEGNHTLTVIQLILDRSLRKQLIVGVMVQLMMQFSGIDAVFYYSSSVFRQADVADPELATTCLGIVNVFVTIFAIRYMDVAGRKTLLTYSLMGMCASFATLTASFLLKPVFPYMDQLSIIATTGIIVCFAFGPGCIAWFIIAEMFPLKGRDSAMAVGIFINWVANWLVALTFPILLKTCHGYTFLIFVATTAYFCFFAREYVPETKGRTIREVTEVFRDIPLSTC is encoded by the coding sequence ATGGCCCCGCCCGACGACTACGGAGACGACGAGCGCGACACTTCCTCTCCTGACGAGGAGACGCCCTTGATAAACAACTCTGCAAGCCCGATAAACGAAAGGAACAAGTCATCCAACAAGGGTGGCGGACGTTCCAACGATTCTACGATGCCTCGGTCACCGTCATCGCCCATAACCTCCACTTTATTTTGGACTGTTTTCATCGTCACATTGGGAAGCTCGTTGCAATTTGGATACGGCACGGGTGTCATGAACAACACCGAAAGCGTTATACGGGCATATTTCGAAAATGAACTCAATCAAGAGTATACGCTATTACAATGGAGTTTTACCGTCTCTAGCTACGGTATAGGTGGACTGATCGGCGCTCTACTCGGCCCTAAAGTATTCGGCCGATTCTGCGGACGCCGCACCACCTTGTTGATCAATAACTGTTTTCTGCTATCATCCTCCTACATGATTGTTGTGGCACCAGTTTGGTGGTACCAGGCTGTTGGACGAGTGCTGGTAGGGATCGTTGCAGGAATTGCAACGGCTGTGGTTCCGACCTACCTATCCGAAATTTCCCCTGTCGCCATTCGGGGTGGTATCGGGACAACGCACCAGTTGGGCATCACGGTCGGTATTTTACTGTCACAAGCCCTATCAACGCCCAGCCTCAATCTCTTCGGCTCCGAAAGCATGTGGCAATGGCTGTTTGCTGTTCCTCTCTTCTGCGGATTGCTACAGTGTGTCGTGTTGCCGCTTTGCCCGGAATCGCCCAGTTATCTCTACCAACATCAGGGTAAGGAGGCGGCTCGAGCCGCTATTGTAAGATTCCAGAGCGAAGAGGTAGCGGACGAGTATCTGGCTTACATACAAGAAGAGGACAACGAAGGCAACCATACATTAACGGTCATCCAGCTTATACTGGATCGCTCGTTGCGTAAGCAGCTCATTGTAGGTGTCATGGTTCAGCTAATGATGCAGTTTTCGGGTATCGACGCCGTGTTTTACTATTCCAGTTCAGTCTTCCGGCAAGCCGACGTGGCCGATCCCGAGCTTGCCACGACCTGTCTCGGTATCGTCAACGTCTTCGTCACCATTTTTGCCATCCGCTACATGGACGTGGCGGGTCGCAAAACGTTATTGACTTACTCTTTGATGGGCATGTGTGCTAGCTTTGCGACATTGACAGCAAGCTTCTTGCTCAAGCCGGTTTTCCCTTACATGGATCAGCTGTCGATCATAGCGACCACCGGCATTATCGTATGTTTTGCCTTTGGACCGGGCTGCATTGCATGGTTCATCATTGCCGAGATGTTCCCGCTGAAGGGTCGAGATTCCGCCATGGCGGTCGGAATTTTCATAAACTGGGTGGCCAACTGGTTGGTAGCCCTGACCTTTCCTATTCTGCTCAAAACCTGCCATGGCTATACCTTTCTCATTTTTGTGGCCACGACGGCCTacttttgcttctttgcgAGGGAATATGTCCCCGAAACCAAGGGACGGACTATCCGAGAAGTGACGGAAGTTTTTCGTGACATCCCTTTATCAACCTGTTAA
- a CDS encoding predicted protein, producing MSSTPSTSTTTSTPSSRSKGLPKSPKRRLQQPPLITTSHFLLAHVFCIALYLVPILTTSNANTHTNTKYGINPPHTLAPVLDEIHIVSPDNADVNDPNATLRNIFTNDYWGRPMQAPNSHKSWRPLSILSFRYLQGGHVDQCQWWWWLRYCTGFSLPPLLAHRLVNVVTHACLAEMVGILAAQLVPSPDAHFRRLLRLVAKIAFGLHPTHVEVTANAANRPHLLALLASLAALDAGSSVASSTTVWPWLRTLLFLVAGFLSCETFLFQTVPIVVTYTVLVYVQLYHNAPTSGSSRRVYRQRNGWWYRQLWSLVPIVRLRVALVVASGILYYTARSALDTLSIPDGLIRPAENPFFALQGWHRVRNYLYIVAVHVAKAWDLDVLGFSHEYGYNCVPEINEWTDRRLLLPLTIAVLYLATAVFFLLQHARRRQVWSIPFLLFVVHVSWMVTLFPVAGIVKVGTFVADRIVVASSVSTSIVLAYVATRWMTAPRSRTAVTRRVTLLALTVGVFQTHRVYVRTTQWMDSYPLLTSSLVTCPRFAKGHLELSKIYSGLYPERFNLTTARWHLARVEDIDPTFCDVHQQVAHVAIQERRYEEFEERLVQALLCPFTLGGATDLWQRYWKITLNSQQNPSDVVAAAEQRYQTYMKRIQVAIQQEQENEPVPVSTSPIVGWQK from the coding sequence ATGTCTTCAACCCCGTCCACATCCACGACGACGTCCACGCCATCATCGCGCTCCAAGGGTCTCCCCAAGTCACCCAAGCGGCGTCTACAACAACCTCCACTCATTACTACATCCCACTTTCTTTTGGCTCACGTCTTTTGCATCGCACTCTATCTTGTACCCATTCTTACTACCAGCAATGCCAATACTCACACCAACACCAAGTACGGTATCAACCCACCGCATACGCTGGCACCCGTTCTCGATGAAATACATATCGTCTCCCCGGACAATGCCGACGTCAACGACCCCAACGCTACTCTACGGAACATTTTCACCAACGATTATTGGGGTCGTCCCATGCAAGCACCCAACAGTCACAAATCCTGGCGACCCTTGTCCATTCTCTCCTTCCGCTACCTCCAAGGTGGACACGTCGATCAGTGccagtggtggtggtggttaCGGTACTGCACCGGGTTCTCGTTGCCGCCTCTCCTGGCGCATCGACTCGTCAACGTTGTCACCCACGCCTGTCTCGCCGAAATGGTCGGGATCCTCGCGGCGCAACTCGTACCCTCGCCGGACGCAcactttcgtcgtcttttgcGACTCGTGGCCAAAATCGCCTTTGGCCTACACCCGACTCACGTGGAAGTCACGGCCAACGCTGCCAATCGACCCCACCTACTCGCACTCCTCGCCAGTTTGGCCGCACTCGACGCCGGTAGCAGTGTTGCCTCTAGCACAACTGTGTGGCCCTGGCTACGCActcttcttttcctcgtGGCCGGATTCTTGTCCTGCGAAACCTTTCTCTTCCAAACCGTACCCATCGTCGTCACCTACACCGTGCTGGTCTACGTGCAGCTATACCACAACGCTCCCACGTCCGGGTCGAGTCGTCGCGTCTACCGTCAACGCAACGGGTGGTGGTACCGGCAACTATGGAGTCTCGTACCGATCGTGAGACTCCGCGTCGCTCTAGTTGTGGCCAGTGGAATCCTCTACTACACGGCCCGATCCGCCCTCGACACCTTGTCCATTCCCGACGGACTCATCCGACCGGCCGAAAATCCTTTTTTTGCCCTCCAAGGTTGGCATCGCGTCCGCAACTACCTCTACATTGTTGCCGTACACGTCGCCAAGGCTTGGGATTTGGACGTGCTCGGATTCTCACACGAGTACGGGTACAATTGCGTGCCGGAAATTAACGAATGGACCGATCGACGCTTGCTGCTACCACTCACAATTGCCGTACTCTACCTGGCCACGGCcgtcttctttctcttgcaaCACGCCCGTCGTCGCCAAGTCTGGTCGATTCCCTTCCTCCTCTTTGTCGTGCACGTTTCCTGGATGGTCACGCTCTTTCCCGTCGCCGGGATTGTCAAAGTCGGCACCTTTGTGGCGGACCGCATCGTGGTGGCGAGCTCCGTCTCGACCAGTATCGTGCTCGCCTACGTGGCGACCCGCTGGATGACGGCGCCCCGGTCCCGCACGGCCGTCACACGCCGCGTGACCCTCCTCGCCCTCACGGTCGGTGTCTTTCAAACCCACCGTGTTTACGTCCGTACCACGCAATGGATGGATTCCTACCCTCTCCTCACGTCTAGTCTCGTTACCTGTCCACGGTTCGCCAAGGGACATTTGGAACTGTCCAAAATATATTCCGGACTCTATCCGGAACGCTTCAATTTAACCACGGCACGGTGGCACTTGGCGCGGGTCGAAGATATTGATCCCACTTTTTGTGACGTGCACCAGCAAGTAGCCCACGTGGCCATTCAGGAACGGCGGTACGAAGAATTCGAAGAGCGCCTGGTCCAAGCCTTGCTCTGTCCGTTTACCCTGGGCGGTGCCACGGATCTGTGGCAACGATACTGGAAAATTACGTTAAATTCGCAACAGAATCCGTCCGACGTTGTTGCCGCGGCCGAACAACGCTACCAGACCTACATGAAACGCATCCAGGTGGCCATtcaacaagaacaagaaaacgaGCCGGTCCCCGTATCTACCTCACCAATCGTGGGATGGCAAAAATGA
- a CDS encoding predicted protein: MVSVTRKRIQGNHRRGLRRPGSDASRETLGALGLAFLSVVFIAYAVLGTTDETTPVTPVHATPDTVPGERAVAWGRGDPEHPRLRIASSAADPLRTVPDDANGEAYNAVALDILQVLNCQQLLNTTSSPNDEVVDDASWRRRLEQVTTDSRDEEEEERIESELEDQDDDWHGGLVSNPTGMHLFCLAALDESESNAAIAQVWKSKIHCDATHTKQRALLDLWSTARTELSKIVLEQTLRLVEETERDLLGTNLHLWAPARDSGIDYTLRILNDPDAGSADRGGVLGLDENLGVDKLWVDVGSGLGLTSMAIALLYPGTHIVTVEAAKPNWLLQNMNWECNDFPHQSRRDVLLAGVGPSTHTSLLAKFIWRPTATTSTRSWTPSSERTPDDLELAVKLRPWTQILREADIPRDKIDVLNVDCEGCEYNLIPSLDDADLDNISTIMGNVHWGYIPLAKKPSSSRARLTHQRLCVHENFAALAKECCAFPDLPVVSSVAGEILVHERDNADQASPVFPAKASTVVDVAGPLCDGFDDWARENDLDTVESDWGWFQITSMAEED; encoded by the coding sequence ATGGTATCGGTAACCCGCAAACGCATTCAGGGCAATCACCGCCGCGGATTGCGGCGTCCCGGCAGCGACGCGAGTCGCGAAACCCTCGGTGCCTTGGGCCTGGCGTTCCTCAGTGTCGTCTTTATCGCTTACGCCGTTCTGGGTACGACGGACGAGACAACACCGGTGACGCCGGTCCACGCCACTCCCGACACTGTCCCTGGAGAACGGGCGGTAGCCTGGGGGCGGGGGGATCCGGAACATCCGCGATTGCGCATCGCATCGTCCGCGGCCGATCCGCTCCGGACGGTACccgacgacgccaacggcGAAGCTTACAACGCCGTGGCGTTGGATATTCTCCAAGTTCTCAATTGTCAACAACTTTTGAATACCACGAGTTCTCCGAACGACGAAGTCGTGGACGATGCCTCGTGGCGCCGGCGTCTCGAACAAGTCACCACGGATTCGcgagacgaagaagaagaagaacgcatCGAGTCCGAGCTGGAGGaccaagacgacgactggCACGGTGGGTTGGTGTCCAATCCCACCGGGATGCATCTCTTTTGTTTGGCAGCCTTGGACGAGTCCGAGTCCAACGCCGCTATTGCGCAAGTCTGGAAGTCCAAGATTCACTGTGACGCCACGCACACCAAACAAAGGGCGTTACTAGATCTATGGTCCACCGCACGCACCGAACTCAGCAAGATCGTCCTGGAACAAACCCTCCGCTTGGTGGAAGAAACCGAACGCGACCTTTTGGGGACCAACCTACACCTCTGGGCGCCCGCACGCGACTCCGGCATCGACTACACTCTACGGATCCTCAACGACCCGGACGCCGGATCGGCCGACCGGGGTGGGGTGCTGGGTCTCGACGAAAATCTCGGCGTCGACAAGCTCTGGGTCGACGTTGGTTCCGGATTGGGACTCACGTCCATGGCCATTGCCCTACTCTACCCCGGCACGCACATTGTTACCGTGGAAGCCGCCAAACCCAACTGGCTCCTCCAAAACATGAATTGGGAGTGCAACGACTTTCCCCATCAGAGTCGGCGGGATGTCTTGTTGGCCGGCGTCGGGCCTAGTACGCACACTTCGCTCCTCGCCAAGTTCATCTGGCGACCCACCGCCACCACTTCTACGCGTTCCTGGACCCCTAGCTCGGAACGAACCCCCGACGACCTCGAACTCGCCGTCAAACTCCGCCCCTGGACTCAAATCCTTCGCGAAGCCGATATACCCCGCGACAAAATCGACGTCCTCAACGTGGACTGCGAAGGTTGCGAGTACAATCTCATCCCCTCCCTGGACGACGCCGACCTCGATAACATTTCCACCATTATGGGTAACGTACACTGGGGCTACATTCCGCTCGCCAAAAAGCCTTCCTCGAGTCGGGCCCGACTCACCCACCAACGCCTCTGCGTACACGAAAACTTTGCCGCTCTCGCCAAGGAATGTTGCGCCTTTCCCGATCTACCCGTCGTGTCCTCCGTAGCGGGAGAAATACTCGTACACGAACGAGACAATGCCGACCAGGCCTCCCCAGTTTTCCCCGCCAAAGCCTCCACCGTGGTCGACGTGGCCGGTCCCCTCTGCGACGGGTTCGACGATTGGGCCCGTGAAAATGACCTCGACACGGTGGAATCTGATTGGGGATGGTTCCAGATTACCAGCATGGCTGAGGAAGATTAA